The Sphingopyxis fribergensis genome contains a region encoding:
- a CDS encoding tyrosine-type recombinase/integrase, with amino-acid sequence MSIITVCERRDARGLDAHVPLILRGDALYDPDLDRFFVDLPLAGIRSRHSLRAYAYDVAVWLRFLDACGTTIWDAARDDVTAYHRARRRGDAAQRISAASWNRAVASLDRLYRWGKSQGLIAEAPFSRRAIWRPAHGGRRGMIAARNDAYERTAKRSDVRFVTMDDYRIFRDVGLRGLALDGTERPGARDRNGLRNALFADLLVTTGLRLEEASGLLADELAAIDHDHDQAQQLWLRLPPPLTKGDRGRSVLVPRRLLRQITAYVAVERAAGVTKFAARDGAARFERPIHVTRAGLDRMRDVCTPEERCRLILCDEDGTPREPVALWLTEVGQPVRPNSWEVIFTRACKRCEENGFPLSISPHQLRHTFAVHMLALLIQQRLREAALPVGPVETYRLILGDPLQQVQRLLGHASLATTYVYLDHIATRADTVDAAVEELLALLPGPQGA; translated from the coding sequence GTGTCGATCATTACCGTTTGCGAGCGCCGCGACGCCAGGGGGCTCGACGCGCATGTGCCGCTGATCCTGCGGGGAGACGCTCTCTATGATCCCGATCTCGACCGCTTCTTTGTCGACCTGCCGCTAGCGGGGATCCGCTCGCGCCATTCGCTGCGCGCCTACGCCTATGACGTTGCGGTGTGGCTTCGCTTCCTCGATGCCTGCGGCACGACGATATGGGACGCGGCCCGCGACGATGTGACCGCCTATCACCGCGCGCGGCGGCGCGGCGACGCCGCCCAGCGGATCAGCGCGGCAAGCTGGAACCGGGCAGTCGCCAGCCTCGATCGCCTCTACCGCTGGGGTAAGAGCCAAGGGCTGATTGCCGAAGCGCCGTTCAGTCGGCGCGCTATATGGCGACCGGCGCATGGGGGGCGTCGGGGCATGATCGCCGCGCGCAACGACGCCTATGAACGCACTGCCAAGCGATCGGATGTGCGGTTCGTCACGATGGACGACTACCGCATTTTCCGCGACGTCGGTCTGCGCGGCCTCGCCCTTGACGGTACGGAACGCCCCGGCGCTCGCGATCGCAACGGGCTGCGCAACGCGCTGTTCGCCGATCTTCTCGTCACAACCGGCCTGCGTCTCGAAGAGGCGTCGGGCCTGCTCGCCGATGAGCTTGCGGCCATCGATCACGACCACGATCAGGCTCAGCAGCTTTGGCTGCGCCTGCCGCCGCCGCTCACCAAGGGCGACCGCGGACGCAGCGTCCTGGTCCCGCGCCGGCTCCTTCGTCAGATCACCGCCTATGTCGCCGTCGAGCGCGCCGCGGGCGTGACCAAGTTCGCCGCGCGCGACGGTGCGGCCAGGTTCGAGCGACCGATCCACGTCACCCGCGCCGGTCTCGACCGCATGCGCGATGTCTGCACCCCGGAGGAACGATGCCGCCTGATCCTGTGCGACGAGGATGGAACGCCCCGCGAGCCGGTGGCGCTATGGCTGACCGAGGTCGGGCAGCCTGTCCGCCCCAACTCGTGGGAGGTGATCTTCACCCGGGCCTGCAAGCGGTGCGAGGAGAACGGCTTCCCGCTGTCGATCAGCCCGCACCAGCTTCGCCACACCTTCGCAGTCCATATGCTCGCTCTGCTGATCCAGCAGCGACTGCGCGAGGCCGCACTGCCGGTGGGGCCGGTGGAGACCTATCGGCTGATCCTGGGCGACCCGCTGCAACAGGTGCAACGCCTGCTCGGCCACGCGAGCCTCGCCACCACCTATGTCTATCTCGACCATATCGCGACCCGCGCCGATACGGTGGATGCGGCCGTCGAGGAGCTGCTGGCGCTGTTGCCGGGACCGCAGGGCGCATGA
- a CDS encoding ArdC family protein: MRAERIERQNLYSEVTGRIIAELEEGRLPWVQRWDSAACGCSMPQNAGTGRKYSGINVLILWAEVVHRGFGSQRWLTYRQAAAAGGNVRRGEKGTIICYADRFTPKAEAESARGEDREARQVAFLKRFTVFNVEQCEGLPDAFTPDAAVVDPVLAIADADALIAASGARFQIGGGEAFYSPGHDFVQVPPQAAFPEPINWYRTALHELGHWTGHDSRLDRDQKGRFGSEAYAKEELVALSGQSAPPATLQ; encoded by the coding sequence ATGCGTGCGGAAAGGATCGAGCGGCAGAACCTCTATTCCGAGGTCACCGGCCGGATCATCGCCGAGCTTGAAGAAGGGCGGCTGCCTTGGGTCCAGCGTTGGGACAGCGCGGCGTGCGGATGCAGCATGCCGCAGAATGCTGGAACGGGGCGCAAATATTCGGGGATTAATGTGCTGATCCTGTGGGCCGAGGTGGTGCATCGCGGCTTTGGGTCGCAGCGCTGGCTTACTTACCGGCAGGCGGCAGCGGCTGGCGGAAATGTGCGGCGCGGCGAGAAGGGGACAATCATCTGCTACGCCGACCGCTTCACACCAAAGGCAGAAGCAGAGTCGGCGCGCGGCGAGGATCGAGAAGCGCGGCAGGTGGCTTTCCTAAAACGCTTTACGGTGTTCAATGTCGAGCAGTGCGAAGGTTTGCCCGACGCTTTCACGCCCGATGCTGCGGTGGTCGACCCGGTTCTTGCCATTGCCGATGCCGATGCGCTGATTGCCGCGAGCGGCGCGCGTTTCCAGATCGGAGGCGGCGAGGCGTTCTACAGCCCCGGCCATGATTTCGTGCAGGTGCCGCCGCAGGCCGCATTCCCCGAACCGATCAATTGGTATCGCACGGCGCTGCACGAGCTTGGGCACTGGACAGGGCATGACAGCCGGTTGGACCGCGACCAGAAGGGCCGGTTTGGATCGGAGGCTTATGCCAAGGAAGAGCTTGTCGCCTTATCTGGACAGTCTGCGCCGCCCGCAACATTGCAGTAA
- a CDS encoding helix-turn-helix transcriptional regulator has protein sequence MASQSPPDRFLRLNSVLDRTGLSRATLYRKITAGTFPPQHKLATRCCGWRESEVKIWQRNPVTFTLKDLPPIED, from the coding sequence ATGGCATCCCAGTCCCCTCCCGATCGCTTCCTCCGCCTGAACTCCGTCCTCGACCGCACCGGCCTTAGCCGGGCGACGCTGTACCGGAAGATCACCGCCGGCACCTTTCCGCCGCAGCACAAGCTTGCAACGCGCTGCTGCGGCTGGCGCGAGTCCGAAGTGAAGATTTGGCAGCGCAATCCCGTCACCTTCACGCTCAAAGACCTGCCGCCTATCGAGGACTGA
- a CDS encoding DUF736 domain-containing protein gives MASIGFVNGTIEQGFVGQLKTLSIRAAIEIRTNRSKSGDVQPDYRVYSEGVEIGAGWIRTGEASGKPYVSLSLAAPEFGPRRLYANLGRAAGQDGEDGYALIWNPAD, from the coding sequence ATGGCATCCATCGGCTTTGTGAACGGCACCATCGAACAGGGTTTTGTGGGCCAGCTGAAGACCCTCTCGATCCGCGCCGCGATCGAGATCCGGACCAACCGCTCGAAGAGCGGCGACGTCCAGCCCGACTACCGGGTCTATTCGGAAGGCGTCGAGATCGGTGCCGGCTGGATCCGCACCGGCGAAGCATCGGGCAAGCCCTATGTGTCGCTGTCGCTCGCCGCCCCGGAATTCGGGCCGCGCCGGCTCTACGCCAACCTCGGCCGGGCTGCCGGCCAGGATGGCGAAGACGGCTACGCCCTGATCTGGAACCCGGCCGACTGA
- a CDS encoding tyrosine-type recombinase/integrase, translating to MKRLTALAIKAALANPGTYQDGDGLFLKVDKRGGAYWLLRLQRDGKRQDIGLGSAKLLPLLEARQKANELRKAIKIDRRDVLAERKNEAAAQVTFREAARQYHKENAAGWKSAIYARQWLASLESHAFPKLGNVATGGIAAADIIDVLLPIWQEIPETARQVRNRICVVLDYAHAKGWRSSEAPSGNGSLKAGRGLPRQVKSQENRKAMPYSALPAFITTLRRKPAFGRLALELLILTGVRSQEVRFATWAEFDFEQRLWTIPADHMKRGKAHIVPLSDAAMAVLAKAKAFRLPDTDVVFPGAAGKPMSDMTLLKVLRDMKEPFHVHGFRSTFTDWAANEDFPDAVVETALAHKTPDAVQAAYRRTTYLGTPGQPGARVKLMQAWGTYCAGSAAGSEHTAVPVEMSAA from the coding sequence ATGAAAAGGCTCACCGCTTTGGCGATCAAGGCAGCTTTGGCGAATCCTGGCACCTATCAGGACGGCGATGGGCTGTTTTTGAAGGTGGACAAGCGCGGCGGCGCTTATTGGCTTCTGCGACTTCAACGTGACGGAAAACGGCAGGACATCGGTTTGGGCAGTGCCAAGTTGCTCCCACTGCTCGAGGCTCGTCAGAAAGCAAATGAGCTTCGCAAGGCCATCAAGATCGACCGTCGCGACGTACTGGCCGAAAGGAAGAATGAAGCTGCTGCCCAAGTGACATTCCGCGAAGCCGCGCGCCAATATCATAAGGAGAATGCGGCGGGCTGGAAAAGCGCGATTTATGCGCGCCAGTGGCTGGCCAGCCTCGAAAGTCACGCCTTTCCGAAGCTAGGCAATGTTGCGACCGGCGGGATCGCCGCGGCTGATATAATCGACGTGTTGTTGCCTATTTGGCAGGAAATTCCGGAGACGGCGCGGCAGGTTCGCAACCGCATTTGCGTCGTACTGGATTATGCCCACGCGAAAGGCTGGCGCTCCAGCGAGGCCCCGTCGGGCAATGGCAGCTTGAAGGCAGGGCGCGGATTGCCACGCCAAGTCAAATCGCAGGAGAATCGCAAAGCGATGCCTTACAGCGCGCTGCCTGCGTTCATCACGACTTTGCGGCGAAAGCCGGCCTTTGGACGACTGGCACTCGAACTGCTCATCCTTACCGGCGTGCGCAGCCAGGAGGTGAGGTTTGCGACGTGGGCCGAGTTTGATTTCGAACAGCGTCTATGGACCATTCCCGCCGATCATATGAAGCGGGGCAAGGCTCACATCGTTCCGCTATCCGACGCGGCTATGGCCGTGTTGGCGAAAGCAAAGGCTTTTCGCCTTCCGGATACCGATGTCGTTTTCCCGGGCGCGGCGGGAAAGCCGATGTCCGATATGACGCTGCTTAAGGTGCTGCGCGACATGAAGGAGCCCTTTCACGTTCACGGCTTTCGTTCGACATTCACCGACTGGGCGGCGAACGAGGACTTCCCCGACGCGGTAGTGGAGACGGCGCTGGCGCATAAGACACCTGACGCCGTGCAGGCGGCCTATCGCCGTACAACCTACCTTGGCACGCCAGGCCAGCCCGGCGCGCGCGTCAAACTGATGCAGGCTTGGGGGACTTATTGTGCCGGCAGCGCGGCCGGATCAGAACATACAGCGGTGCCAGTGGAAATGAGCGCGGCCTGA
- the rlmB gene encoding 23S rRNA (guanosine(2251)-2'-O)-methyltransferase RlmB, with amino-acid sequence MRQFSRHRRTQGPSTRGQPIRFWGRHAVLAALANPERTVKRIWGTREAFGQLDLPPVIPISYAEVTDLARLVARDAPHQGLVIEVDPLESLYLGDLLQEEVDAGSKRPLVVLDQVTDPHNIGAVLRSAAAFDAAAIITQDRHSPPESGVIARSASGALEIVPWVRVVNLSRALEEIAEAQYWRIGLMGDTETTLGSTLDGSKVALVLGSEGDGMRHNVMEHCDVLAKLPISPRMESLNISNAAAVALYAVATAASA; translated from the coding sequence ATGAGACAATTTTCCCGTCACCGCCGCACGCAGGGCCCCAGTACGCGCGGTCAGCCCATCCGTTTCTGGGGCCGCCACGCCGTTCTGGCGGCGCTCGCCAACCCCGAACGCACCGTCAAGCGCATCTGGGGCACCCGTGAAGCGTTCGGCCAGCTCGACCTGCCGCCGGTGATTCCCATCAGCTATGCCGAAGTGACCGACCTCGCGCGCCTCGTCGCGCGCGACGCACCGCATCAGGGGCTGGTGATCGAGGTCGACCCGCTCGAAAGCCTCTATCTGGGCGATCTGCTCCAGGAAGAAGTCGACGCGGGCAGCAAACGGCCGCTCGTCGTCCTCGACCAGGTCACCGACCCGCACAATATCGGCGCAGTGCTCCGCTCGGCCGCCGCGTTCGACGCGGCTGCGATCATCACGCAGGACCGCCACAGCCCGCCCGAAAGCGGCGTCATCGCACGCTCGGCGTCGGGCGCGCTCGAAATCGTGCCATGGGTCCGCGTCGTCAACCTGTCGCGTGCGCTCGAGGAAATCGCCGAGGCGCAATATTGGCGCATCGGGCTGATGGGCGATACCGAAACGACGCTCGGTTCGACGCTCGACGGCAGCAAGGTCGCGCTGGTGCTAGGGTCCGAGGGCGACGGCATGCGCCACAATGTGATGGAACATTGCGACGTGCTGGCAAAACTCCCGATCTCGCCGCGGATGGAGAGCCTGAATATCTCGAACGCCGCCGCGGTCGCACTCTATGCGGTGGCGACGGCGGCGAGCGCCTAA
- a CDS encoding 2Fe-2S iron-sulfur cluster-binding protein, translating to MAKLIVVTRDGTEHEIEGDTSLTVMENIRDAGFDELLALCGGCCSCATCHVHVEAGDKGAMPAMSEDENDLLDSTTDRDDASRLSCQIPFSDALDGLKVRIAAED from the coding sequence ATGGCCAAGCTGATTGTCGTGACGCGTGACGGGACCGAGCATGAGATCGAGGGCGACACCAGCCTGACGGTGATGGAAAACATCCGCGACGCCGGGTTCGACGAGCTGCTCGCGCTGTGCGGCGGCTGCTGCTCGTGCGCGACGTGCCATGTCCATGTCGAAGCGGGCGACAAGGGTGCGATGCCCGCGATGAGCGAGGACGAGAACGACCTGCTCGATTCGACGACCGACCGCGATGACGCCTCGCGTCTGTCGTGCCAGATCCCGTTCAGCGACGCGCTCGACGGGCTGAAGGTGCGGATTGCCGCGGAGGATTGA
- a CDS encoding DNA-3-methyladenine glycosylase family protein, producing the protein MGLSQQQLNAGIDALAAQDSNFARALGNAGYPEPRIRAPGYATLLRTIVGQQVSVAAANSIWNKLEAEFGEGCPAETVAAADFDTLRACGLSGQKQGYAKSLAQLILDGELKFDALPADDEEAIAVLTKVKGIGRWSAEIYLLFAEGRPDIWPAGDLAVQEAVGRILQLGARPSEKLARELAEAWRPHRGAAAIFSWHCYNMDVI; encoded by the coding sequence ATGGGCCTCAGCCAGCAGCAGCTGAACGCGGGAATCGACGCCCTCGCAGCGCAGGATAGCAATTTCGCGCGCGCGCTCGGCAACGCCGGCTATCCCGAACCCCGCATCCGCGCGCCGGGTTACGCCACGCTGCTCCGCACGATCGTCGGCCAGCAGGTCAGCGTCGCGGCCGCCAATTCGATCTGGAACAAGCTGGAGGCTGAGTTCGGTGAGGGCTGCCCCGCCGAGACGGTCGCCGCCGCCGACTTCGACACGCTCCGCGCCTGCGGCCTGTCGGGGCAGAAACAGGGCTATGCCAAGAGCCTCGCGCAGCTGATCCTCGACGGCGAACTCAAATTCGATGCCCTCCCCGCCGACGACGAGGAAGCGATTGCCGTGCTCACCAAGGTCAAGGGCATCGGCCGCTGGTCCGCCGAAATCTACCTGCTGTTCGCCGAGGGCCGCCCCGACATCTGGCCCGCCGGCGACCTCGCGGTGCAGGAAGCCGTCGGCCGCATCCTCCAGCTCGGCGCGCGGCCGAGCGAAAAGCTGGCCCGCGAGCTTGCCGAAGCGTGGCGACCGCATCGCGGTGCCGCAGCGATCTTCAGCTGGCATTGTTATAATATGGATGTGATTTGA
- a CDS encoding recombinase family protein — MIRAALYARYSSDQQNAASIADQLRLCREHAEREDWQIVATYEDAAISGSSMILRPGVQRLLADAQAGKFDIVVAEALDRVSRDQADVAILYKHLQFARVPLVTLAEGEISELHVGLKGTMNALFLKDLAKKTHRGLRGRVEKGFSAGAVGYGYRVVRRLNSEGELVRGEREIDPAQALIVERIFREFSAGKSPIAIARDLNAEGIAGPSGKPWRDTSIRGTPRRGLGILNNELYVGVRVWNHKHYVKDPATGKDVTRLNPESEWVRKAVPDLRIVSDELWDAAKRQQEALAARNKGMKEAAQARSVNGLRRPAYLLSGLLECGECGGNYAIVTTDRYGCIGHHRSRNCTNGRTIRRDDLERRALAGIAERLVSADKIDAAVAAYATHINRENRERRMQADADTRALAKIDKAVAGIMAAIEDGLYQPSMKARMAELEREKAEITARLAEAPAGIPDVHPGIAEIYKRKVARLAETIEDPQARLDASTDIRSLVGKIVLHPGAKRGEVHATLHGSLMGILDFVNDNAQPGADRVITKVCPGSRE, encoded by the coding sequence ATGATCCGTGCCGCACTCTATGCCCGCTATTCCTCCGACCAGCAGAATGCCGCGTCGATCGCCGACCAGCTACGGCTCTGCCGCGAGCACGCCGAGCGGGAGGACTGGCAGATTGTGGCGACCTACGAGGACGCCGCCATCTCCGGGTCGAGCATGATCCTGCGTCCCGGTGTCCAGCGGCTGCTTGCCGATGCGCAGGCCGGCAAGTTCGATATCGTGGTGGCGGAAGCCCTCGACCGCGTGTCGCGCGACCAGGCCGACGTCGCAATCCTCTACAAGCATTTGCAGTTCGCCCGCGTGCCGTTGGTGACGCTCGCCGAAGGCGAAATCTCCGAACTGCATGTCGGGCTCAAGGGCACGATGAATGCGCTGTTCCTGAAAGACCTTGCGAAGAAAACCCATCGCGGCCTGCGTGGGCGGGTCGAGAAGGGCTTCTCGGCGGGCGCGGTCGGCTATGGCTACCGCGTGGTGCGTCGCCTCAACAGCGAAGGCGAGCTGGTTCGCGGCGAGCGCGAGATCGATCCGGCGCAGGCGCTGATCGTCGAACGCATCTTCCGCGAGTTTTCCGCTGGCAAAAGCCCGATCGCCATCGCGCGCGACCTCAACGCAGAGGGCATAGCGGGACCGTCTGGAAAGCCGTGGCGCGACACCAGCATCCGGGGCACGCCGCGCCGCGGGCTCGGCATCCTCAACAACGAGCTTTATGTCGGGGTCCGGGTCTGGAACCACAAACATTATGTGAAGGACCCGGCCACCGGCAAGGACGTCACCCGGCTCAACCCCGAATCCGAATGGGTGCGCAAGGCCGTGCCCGACCTGCGCATCGTCAGCGACGAACTATGGGACGCAGCCAAGCGCCAGCAGGAGGCTCTCGCCGCGCGGAACAAAGGCATGAAGGAAGCTGCCCAGGCACGAAGCGTCAACGGGCTGCGGCGTCCCGCCTATCTTCTATCGGGCCTGCTCGAATGCGGCGAATGCGGCGGCAACTATGCGATCGTCACGACCGATCGTTATGGCTGCATCGGTCATCACCGTAGCCGCAACTGCACCAACGGTCGGACGATCCGGCGCGATGACCTCGAACGCCGCGCGCTCGCCGGTATCGCCGAGCGGCTGGTGTCGGCCGACAAGATCGACGCTGCTGTTGCCGCTTATGCGACGCATATCAACCGCGAGAACCGCGAGCGGCGTATGCAGGCTGATGCCGACACCCGCGCGCTGGCGAAGATCGACAAGGCTGTCGCGGGCATCATGGCCGCGATCGAGGACGGGCTTTATCAGCCGTCGATGAAGGCGCGCATGGCCGAGCTCGAACGCGAGAAGGCTGAGATCACCGCGCGGCTCGCCGAAGCGCCTGCCGGTATTCCCGATGTCCATCCCGGCATAGCGGAAATCTACAAGCGCAAGGTCGCCAGGCTCGCCGAAACGATCGAAGACCCGCAAGCGCGGCTCGATGCGTCAACTGATATCCGCTCGCTCGTCGGCAAAATCGTGCTGCATCCCGGCGCGAAGCGCGGTGAGGTTCATGCGACGCTCCACGGCTCGCTGATGGGCATTCTCGACTTCGTGAATGACAACGCGCAACCGGGCGCCGACCGAGTTATAACAAAGGTGTGCCCGGGTTCGCGGGAATGA
- a CDS encoding HVO_A0114 family putative DNA-binding protein, whose product MNIVTLSVASREAVEARALAAFEGKAQGAHYSFGSTDLLWQTLTRKRWELLQAMTGQGVMSIREAARRVGRDVKAVHGDVQALIAVGVIDRAERGIVFPYDAVHVDFMLTKAA is encoded by the coding sequence ATGAACATCGTGACCCTCTCCGTTGCTTCGCGCGAAGCGGTCGAGGCCCGTGCGCTGGCGGCGTTCGAGGGCAAGGCGCAGGGCGCGCATTATTCCTTCGGGTCGACCGACCTGCTCTGGCAGACGCTGACCCGCAAACGCTGGGAACTGCTCCAGGCGATGACCGGGCAAGGCGTGATGTCGATCCGCGAAGCGGCGCGGCGCGTTGGGCGCGACGTCAAGGCGGTGCATGGCGATGTCCAGGCGCTCATCGCGGTCGGGGTGATCGACCGTGCCGAGCGCGGTATCGTCTTTCCCTATGATGCCGTCCACGTCGATTTCATGCTGACAAAGGCCGCCTAA
- a CDS encoding toxin-antitoxin system TumE family protein, producing the protein MKAGPLLHERHQLSAEAFVELRIWRVPRRVPGSNHDLKYALAYVVGGICVLRYDNEAGKGDHRHVGKSETPYAFTTPAALLADFWKDVDQWKPE; encoded by the coding sequence ATGAAGGCGGGGCCGCTTCTTCACGAACGCCACCAACTCAGCGCCGAGGCATTCGTGGAATTGCGGATATGGCGTGTGCCCCGGCGGGTGCCGGGGTCGAACCATGATCTCAAATATGCCCTCGCTTATGTCGTCGGCGGCATCTGTGTGCTGCGCTACGATAACGAGGCCGGCAAAGGCGACCATCGCCACGTCGGCAAGAGCGAGACACCCTATGCCTTCACCACTCCGGCGGCTCTGCTGGCGGACTTCTGGAAGGATGTCGATCAATGGAAACCGGAATGA
- a CDS encoding helix-turn-helix transcriptional regulator encodes MSAPERIVRLKTVLDRTGLSRSTIYRKIAEGTFPRQEKISVHGAGWHESAIDRWVANPAAYRADNDDDAGTGDARG; translated from the coding sequence GTGTCCGCTCCCGAACGAATTGTCCGTCTCAAGACTGTCCTCGACCGCACCGGGCTGTCGCGCTCGACCATCTACCGCAAAATCGCGGAAGGCACTTTCCCGCGACAAGAGAAGATCAGCGTCCACGGCGCCGGTTGGCATGAATCCGCGATCGACCGCTGGGTCGCCAACCCCGCCGCCTATCGTGCGGACAATGACGATGACGCGGGGACCGGCGATGCACGAGGATGA